In Deltaproteobacteria bacterium, one DNA window encodes the following:
- a CDS encoding YggS family pyridoxal phosphate-dependent enzyme codes for MTADILSNINDIANNMLTAAARAGRDARDIKLMAVTKTVADARIGEALAAGIMILGENYVQEAARKKPLLEQAGDLLEWHMIGHLQTRKAALAVRLFDMIESLDRVELAHEINKRAKAVNRIMKVLIEVNTGEETTKGGVSPLRALELAKSVAQMENLSLQGLMTIPPWFDDPEKARPYFKCLRELQETIKAAGLPNVQMQELSMGMTDDYLVAIEEGATLVRIGRGIFGERP; via the coding sequence ATGACTGCTGATATCCTGTCTAATATCAATGATATAGCAAATAATATGTTGACCGCAGCGGCCAGGGCCGGTCGGGATGCCCGGGATATTAAACTGATGGCGGTCACAAAAACGGTCGCCGATGCGCGGATCGGGGAAGCCCTCGCGGCGGGAATAATGATCCTCGGGGAAAACTATGTTCAGGAGGCAGCACGCAAAAAGCCGCTGCTGGAGCAGGCAGGAGACCTCTTGGAATGGCACATGATCGGCCATCTACAGACCCGCAAGGCGGCGTTGGCGGTCCGACTTTTCGATATGATTGAGTCCCTGGACCGCGTAGAGCTGGCACACGAAATTAACAAGCGGGCCAAGGCCGTAAACAGAATCATGAAGGTACTGATCGAGGTCAACACGGGCGAGGAAACAACGAAGGGGGGCGTTTCACCTTTGAGAGCCCTGGAGCTCGCCAAGAGCGTGGCCCAGATGGAAAACCTCTCCCTCCAAGGGCTAATGACCATCCCGCCCTGGTTTGACGACCCGGAAAAGGCGCGGCCTTATTTCAAATGCCTCCGGGAACTCCAGGAAACCATCAAGGCGGCGGGACTCCCGAATGTGCAGATGCAGGAACTTTCCATGGGGATGACGGATGACTATCTGGTAGCTATCGAGGAAGGGGCAACGCTGGTGAGGATAGGACGCGGAATATTCGGGGAAAGGCCGTAG
- a CDS encoding Maf family protein produces the protein MKVLDRFILASASPRRRELLKQLGLEFEVLPSGIDEIALEGETPAGHVRRLAVAKAGEVACRYPEAWIIGADTIVVINGDILGKPATESEARAMLDKLSGRQHRVYTGIAVTRRATEINLSDVVASEVIFKDLSREEMDWYVGTDEPYDKAGGYALQGRGAFFVKEIHGSYTNVIGLPLCEAVNLLKLAGAIKFPGGNHDC, from the coding sequence ATAAAAGTATTGGATAGATTCATTCTGGCCTCCGCCTCCCCCCGCCGCAGGGAACTGCTGAAACAGTTGGGGCTGGAATTTGAGGTCCTGCCGAGCGGTATTGATGAAATTGCGCTGGAGGGAGAAACACCCGCCGGGCACGTGCGCCGCCTGGCCGTGGCCAAGGCCGGGGAGGTCGCCTGCCGTTATCCGGAGGCATGGATCATCGGCGCCGATACGATCGTGGTTATTAATGGCGATATTTTAGGAAAGCCGGCCACTGAGAGCGAGGCCAGAGCAATGCTCGACAAGCTGAGCGGACGTCAGCATCGGGTATATACGGGCATTGCCGTGACACGCCGGGCGACGGAGATCAATTTGAGCGACGTGGTGGCCTCAGAGGTGATCTTCAAGGATCTTTCCCGGGAAGAAATGGACTGGTATGTTGGTACCGATGAACCCTATGACAAAGCGGGGGGCTATGCCCTGCAGGGACGGGGAGCTTTCTTTGTCAAGGAAATACACGGCTCTTATACCAATGTCATTGGCCTGCCTCTGTGCGAGGCGGTAAATTTGCTGAAACTGGCGGGCGCCATTAAATTTCCGGGAGGCAACCATGACTGCTGA